Proteins from a single region of Hymenobacter aquaticus:
- a CDS encoding MBL fold metallo-hydrolase, with translation MTVHTLNTGLFKLDGGAMFGVVPKSMWQKLNPPDANNMCTWAMRCLLVEDGNRLLLVDNGIGDKQDEKFRGHFYLHGDASLEASLRQKGFTSADITDVFLTHLHFDHCGGSVVRTAGGQLELAFPNATYWSNEAHWDWAVTPNPREKASFLKENILPIQESGHLRFVGPGGVPAELSQFREIIFADGHTEKMMVPVLNYKGRKLAFMADLLPSVGHIPLPYVMSYDMRPLITMTEKEAVLRRAADENWVLVLEHDPAVPCCTVQHTEKGVRVAETFRLEDL, from the coding sequence ATGACTGTTCATACCCTTAATACCGGCCTGTTTAAGCTCGATGGGGGCGCCATGTTCGGCGTCGTGCCCAAGTCGATGTGGCAGAAGCTGAACCCGCCGGACGCCAACAACATGTGTACCTGGGCCATGCGCTGCCTGCTGGTAGAGGATGGCAACCGCCTGCTGCTGGTCGACAACGGCATTGGCGACAAGCAGGACGAGAAGTTTCGGGGCCACTTCTACCTGCACGGTGACGCTTCGCTAGAAGCCTCGCTGCGGCAGAAGGGCTTCACCTCGGCCGACATTACCGACGTGTTTCTGACCCACCTGCACTTCGACCACTGCGGCGGCTCGGTGGTGCGCACGGCCGGCGGGCAGTTGGAGCTGGCTTTCCCGAATGCCACTTACTGGAGCAACGAAGCCCACTGGGACTGGGCCGTGACGCCCAATCCGCGCGAAAAGGCCAGCTTTCTGAAGGAAAACATCCTGCCGATTCAGGAGAGTGGGCACCTGCGCTTCGTGGGGCCTGGCGGCGTGCCGGCCGAACTCTCGCAGTTCCGGGAAATCATCTTCGCCGACGGGCACACTGAGAAAATGATGGTGCCGGTGCTGAACTACAAGGGCCGCAAGCTGGCGTTTATGGCCGATTTGCTGCCCTCGGTGGGCCACATTCCCTTGCCCTACGTGATGAGCTACGACATGCGCCCGCTAATTACGATGACGGAAAAAGAAGCCGTGCTGCGCCGGGCCGCCGACGAAAACTGGGTGCTGGTGCTCGAGCACGACCCCGCGGTGCCCTGCTGCACGGTGCAGCACACCGAAAAAGGCGTGCGCGTGGCCGAAACCTTCCGCCTCGAAGACCTTTAA